From a region of the Neodiprion fabricii isolate iyNeoFabr1 chromosome 7, iyNeoFabr1.1, whole genome shotgun sequence genome:
- the LOC124186826 gene encoding eIF-2-alpha kinase GCN2: protein MSHAETNRDRQQNELEVLKSIFAEELHDHRKTKGKKKWQPLDLSITLTPQKGMSGPAEVYAQIDLQVICRDNYPEEVPRLLLRNSRGLSNQQVGVLYSDLEQMADQLKGQEMIYELAQHVQKFLHDHNKPGYSSFYEEMVSRQQEKLKFEIQKKQLKEDKERQVLQDEIQKRQEALMAEVRKRKELARLTSETDSNCQSIPSSPPDRPRRYSRRRCTSTSESSESCLCEHKGTKLVKFSDNRGERVVCRGKCLGHSTKGSVVYVGLDTTSGELLAIAEWSLRCGTTESLPETHEATDLQHCLKQIAIIEQELNHLNKLHHPNLVHYLHMKYIQDKESVVIYVLQEFVVGTTCSFFLTENIPMDVDTLRHLATGVLSALQYLHHNNVVHKDLRETSVHIDSTGVVKLSGYSLDKRLSDIYCASYLAKNEHEFPTIQGRGGKKADIHRFGVLLLSLLRGSIVSENEIDMETNLQTDLKDFLSKCLVRNERIRWSAEQLQGHCFIRVPIERGLSPPCPDRKKEQNSSETELPAADIHHYSTALGGQSRIQSEFEVLKWLGKGAFGDVLKVKNKLDGGIYAIKRIELNPKNIQLNRKITREVKLLSRLNHENVVRYYNSWIESATIDDSSRHSQLTPAATPSNRTAPERGNNKDELMAMESNDIERLAPPLHDVEWNISYQSRASGVLSGDSDAESEDSSSDSDDEDWAFLTRTRIDSSNSIEFEKNESSQTSNSTQDVLDSPMRHVENTNDSAVVKEIQFMYIQMEFCEKSTLRTAIDNSLCEDEERVWRLFREIVEGLAHIHQQGMIHRDLKPVNIFLDSNDHVKIGDFGLATSNILSTLAHNVDTDKELQLIAGTSFDLDDVGSMTGQVGTALYTAPELSSKVAKAIYNQKVDIYSLGIILFEMCYKPLDTGMERVKVLLNLRSREIILPPEFTEIDMPHHVHLLRWLLNHDPSQRPTSQELLTSEYLPPPQLEEAELQEMVRHTLSNRQSKAYKYLIESCMAQKVTPAEDITYDMNLPSRGFTSCPAPKIQFLQENVKSKVIEVFQRHGGVCLGSPLLMPKSNESYMHMDSCVKLMTRTGSVVSLPHDLRAPFARYVAWNNIMHVRRYAIERVYREKKVHGFHPRELYECAFDIISPTPGDLMDEAELILIVSEIANEIPQLRERNFSVRLNHTSLLQAVLMYCGIEREKYHDIYSILCDARDGKFSKFQLQTHLISLCLTDQAMETLYNLFETESSVAKIASVLRTITRRKGNAAILAKEGLRELEIVIANTEALGLKWPIVVVPLLVHNIQQHSGVIYQISCELKKRRRRGGQDVIAAGGRYDKMLTSFRQFLERTGMAGKEVRQYGVGISISLDKLVCAVRENCEDICSENKFGVDVAVCCIGGMQRREKEKAEVLRELWSQGLKVTSLGPHSAEEISEYCRDNSINYIILLRDGENGTLRVQSWEKDRYQERKINTQDITDFLQRQIDNPLPILTRSESKVSTGNNEVPVSSYNPVKVNIGFVLSEKDKLSASARRSVKNTILAQMTSVSQRISHKIPIEVFAVFLDTTVVKTIISFLDIDENEVEFHKSIQLIIEKHPRHKKYITDICEEMRETRNDKLHPVLILYSLIDNKYRILM, encoded by the exons ATGTCGCATGCTGAAACAAATCGAGACCGTCAACAGAACGAGCTCGAAGTATTAAAG TCGATATTTGCCGAGGAGTTGCACGACCACAGGAAAActaaaggaaagaagaaatgGCAACCGTTGGATCTTTCCATCACTCTGACGCCTCAGAAGGGGATGTCAGGCCCAGCCGAGGTCTATGCTCAAATCGATTTGCAGGTCATCTGCAGGGATAACTATCCCGAAGA GGTGCCTCGTCTTCTGCTTCGCAACAGCAGAGGCCtttcgaatcagcaagtagGAGTTCTTTACTCCGACCTCGAGCAGATGGCTGATCAGCTGAAGGGTCAGGAGATGATATACGAGCTGGCACAGcatgttcaaaaatttttacacgatcACAATAAACCTGGATACAGCAGTTTTTATGAGGAAATGGTGTCCAGGCAGCAGGAGAAGCTGAAGTTCGagatacagaaaaaacaacTGAAGGAAGACAAGGAGAGGCAG GTACTTCAAGACGAGATTCAAAAACGTCAAGAAGCGCTGATGGCGGAAGTGCGAAAGCGCAAAGAGTTGGCACGGCTTACGTCAGAGACAGACTCCAACTGCCAATCCATACCGTCGTCCCCGCCAGACAGACCTAGAAGATATTCGAGGCGGCGCTGTACGAGCACTTCAGAAAGCTCGGAGAGTTGCTTGTGCGAGCACAAAGGTACCAAGCTCGTCAAGTTCAGCGACAATCGGGGAGAGCGAGTCGTGTGCAGAGGGAAATGCCTGGGCCATAGCACAAAGGGCTCTGTCGTTTACGTAGGACTTGACACAACTAGCGGAGAACTATTGGCCATCGCAGAATGGTCGTTGAGGTGCGGAACTACGGAATCACTTCCGGAAACTCACGAGGCAACCGACCTTCAACACTGCCTGAAACAAATTGCCATTATTGAACAGGAGCTGAATCACTTAAACAAATTGCATCATCCTAATCTAGTTCATTATCTTCACATGAAGTACATTCAGGATAAGGAAAGCGTAGTCATATACGTTCTCCAAGAGTTTGTG GTCGGAACGACATGCTCTTTCTTCTTGACGGAGAACATACCGATGGACGTTGACACGCTGAGACATCTGGCAACTGGGGTTTTATCCGCGCTGCAATACCTACACCACAATAACGTGGTGCATAAGGACCTGCGTGAAACCAGCGTTCATATAGACAGTACAGGTGTCGTCAAGCTATCCGGTTATTCTCTGGATAAAAGACTGTCAGATATTTATTGCGCGAGCTACTTGGCCAAAAATGAACACGAATTCCCAACCATACAGGgaaggggtggaaaaaaagCCGACATTCACAGATTCGGAGTCCTCCTGTTGTCTCTGTTGAGGGGCAGTATCGTTTCAGAGAACGAAATAGACATGGAAACCAATTTGCAG ACAGatctgaaagattttttgtcCAAATGCCTCGTTCGCAACGAGCGGATACGATGGTCGGCTGAACAGCTGCAGGGGCACTGTTTCATACGAGTTCCAATCGAACGTGGACTGTCTCCTCCATGTCCGGATAGAAAGAAGGAGCAGAATAGCTCGGAAACCGAGCTTCCGGCCGCTGATATTCATCACTACTCGACGGCATTGGGAGGCCAGTCGCGTATACAGAGCGAGTTTGAGGTTTTGAAATGGCTCGGAAAGGGGGCATTTGGCGACGTCCTGAAGGTCAAAAACAAACTGGATGGCGGAATTTACGCCATCAAGCGCATCGAGCTCAACCCAAAGAACATACAGCTGAACAGAAAAATAACGCGCGAAGTTAAACTTCTCTCCAGACTGAACCATGAGAATGTTGTGCGGTACTATAACTCTTGGATCGAAAGCGCCACCATAGATGACTCCTCCAGGCACAGTCAACTCACACCGGCAGCTACGCCGTCCAACAGAACAGCACCGGAACGAGGAAATAACAAAGATGAGCTGATGGCT ATGGAAAGCAATGACATTGAGAGACTCGCTCCTCCGCTACACGATGTCGAGTGGAATATCTCTTATCAATCTAGGGCGAGCGGAGTTTTGTCAGGTGACAGCGACGCCGAGAGCGAAGATAGCTCGAGTGACTCTGATGACGAGGACTGGGCCTTCCT CACTCGAACGAGAATAGACTCTTCGAACagtatcgaatttgaaaagaacgAGTCTTCTCAGACTTCGAATTCCACTCAAGACGTGCTTGATTCCCCAATGAGGCATGTAGAAAACACAAATGATTCAGCAGTTGTTAAGGAAATACAGTTTATGTATATTCAGATGGAGTTTTGTGAAAAAAGCACATTACGAACTGCCATTGACAATAGCCTGTGCGAAGATGAGGAACGGGTTTGGAGATTGTTTAGAGAAATTGTTGAGGGATTGGCCCATATACACCAGCAAGGGATGATCCACAGGGACCTAAAACCCGTCAACATATTTCTCGACAGCAATGATCATGTGAAAATTGGCGACTTTGGTCTCGCTACAAGTAATATTCTGTCCACTTTGGCACATAACGTGGACACTGACAAGGAACTCCAGCTAATTG CAGGAACCAGTTTCGATCTCGATGATGTTGGCTCGATGACTGGACAGGTTGGCACGGCACTCTACACAGCACCCGAGTTGAGTTCGAAAGTTGCCAAAGCTATTTACAATCAAAAAGTCGACATTTACAGCCTTGGCATAATACTGTTCGAGATGTGTTACAAGCCGTTGGACACAGGCATGGAGAGAGTCAAAGTTCTACTCAATTTGAGGTCCAGGGAGATAATTCTCCCACCCGAATTCACCGAAATCGACATGCCGCACCACGTGCATCTCCTTAG ATGGCTTTTGAATCACGATCCGAGCCAGCGGCCGACCTCTCAGGAACTGCTGACATCTGAATACCTACCGCCTCCTCAGTTAGAGGAGGCGGAATTGCAGGAAATGGTGCGGCACACGTTGTCTAATAGACAAAGCAAGGCCTACAAGTATTTGATAGAGAGTTGCATGGCTCAGAAAGTGACGCCTGCCGAGGACATAACTTATGACATGAACCTGCCTTCGAGAGGATTCACGAGTTGCCCTGCACCAAAGATTCAGTTTCTCCAGGAGAACGTCAAGTCTAAAGTTATCGAGGTCTTCCAGAGACACGGAGGTGTCTGCCTCGGCTCCCCGTTGCTAATGCCAAAGTCCAATGAGTCCTACATGCACATGGACTCGTGCGTTAAGCTCATGACTCGAACGGGTAGCGTCGTTTCTTTGCCTCATGATCTGAGAGCTCCGTTCGCGAGATACGTTGCCTGGAACAACATCATGCATGTGAGGAGATACGCGATCGAACGCGTTTACAGGGAAAAAAAG GTTCATGGATTTCACCCCAGGGAATTGTACGAGTGTGCCTTCGACATAATAAGCCCAACGCCAGGCGACCTGATGGACGAGGCAGAGCTGATATTGATAGTCAGCGAAATAGCCAACGAAATCCCGCAACTGCGTGAACGGAACTTTTCTGTCCGTTTGAACCACACATCGCTATTGCAGGCGGTATTAATGTACTGCGGTATAGAGAGGGAAAAATACCATGACATTTACTCAATTCTCTGCGACGCGAGAGACGGAAAATTCTCCAAGTTTCAATTGCAGACGCACTTAATCAGTCTGTGTCTTACCGATCAGGCCATGGAAACCCTCTACAATTTGTTTGAAACGGAAAGCTCGGTCGCAAAGATAGCCAGCGTCTTGAGAACCATCACCAGGAGGAAGGGAAATGCGGCTATTCTTGCCAAGGAAGGACTTCGGGAGTTGGAAATCGTCATTGCCAATACCGAGGCTCTTGGATTaaag TGGCCGATTGTTGTTGTTCCACTGTTAGTTCACAACATTCAGCAGCACAGCGGCGTAATATACCAGATATCGtgcgagttgaaaaaaagacgacgacgaggaggtCAAGATGTGATAGCAGCGGGCGGTCGTTACGACAAGATGCTGACCTCGTTTAGACAATTTCTAGAGCGAACAGGTATGGCGGGAAAAGAGGTAAGGCAGTACGGAGTCGGGATAAGCATATCTTTGGACAAGTTGGTATGCGCGGTAAGAGAAAACTGCGAGGATATTTGCTCCGAGAATAAATTTGGCGTGGATGTAGCGGTCTGCTGCATCGGCGGAATGCAGAGGAGGGAAAAGGAGAAGGCCGAAGTTTTGCGCGAGCTTTGGTCCCAGGGATTGAAGGTGACGTCGCTCGGACCTCACAGCGCCGAAGAAATCTCCGAGTACTGCAGGGACAATTCGATAAACTACATCATTCTCCTCAGGGATGGTGAGAATGGTACTCTCAGGGTACAATCCTGGGAAAAGGACAGATACCAGGAGCGGAAAATAAACACTCAGGATATAACAGACTTTCTTCAGCGACAGATTGATAATCCGCTGCCGATTTTAACCAGATCGGAGAGCAAGGTCAGCACGGGTAACAATGAGGTTCCCGTTTCTTCCTACAATCCGGTAAAGGTTAACATAGGCTTTGTCCTGTCAGAGAAAGATAAATTGTCGGCAAGCGCCCGGAGAAGTGTAAAAAACACTATTCTTGCACAAATGACCTCCGTCTCGCAGCGGATATCACACAAAATTCCTATCGAAGTTTTCGCCGTATTCCTTGATACGACTGTTGTCAAGACAATAATCAGTTTTTTGGATATTGACGAAAATGAAGTGGAATTTCACAAAAGTATTCAACTAATTATAGAAAA acATCCTAGGCATAAAAAGTATATAACAGATATTTGCGAAGAGATGCGAGAAACAAGGAATGACAAATTACACCCGGTTCTCATTCTTTACAGTTTGATAGACAACAAGTACAGAATTCTCATGTAA
- the LOC124186836 gene encoding pre-mRNA-processing factor 39-like: MDAHTQPTTERKKTRRKKMASLSGDESEIIAAEPVRRTRSGRAVTNLIVTKKSPVKKLLARATRSHKKAREGEDYLQPEPEEEVYLGEEENLEETEDASENGLLQQTLESSISEQTVEEEGTTFHLELEDSQDIVLVQDTDILHQDQNPDTEIRIVYRDRDVEEEVPELEAPPPPLVTKVTPSGSIVSTLKVKETIQLIDTEMSENSMEPAELDAEEEVESEEVMETIVEENDEVMDDFHHVLNQGEEAEEIVEMEPLENGTQNSFVHESLTGFQMDVESLKTSSVDHSMLTTDSIEADTKRPESSDENPDEKEEKAEPDTEAVSEDELPTEAAAKEPETEAVSDEELPAAAPADLGETESVSEDELPPDGDKKKKAGAKALSKAAADSAKTKPEGGAGKRKLNAEGEYDPSSPTSENNDETPAKKVAITSGVEGAENKPEAKPASPKKKALPELDKYWKAVNEDPSDFTGWTYLLQYVDQENDAEAAREAYTKFLERYPYCYGYWRKFADYEKKKGNPENCQTVFDQGLKAISLSVDLWLHYINHCKTVYENDEEKLREQYERAIEACGLEFRSDRLWESYIKWELEAKRLSRVTALYDRLLSTPTLCYLSHFEAFQEFVSSNLPNKILNVDDFLTLRAEVKALLKSDEATTATASVADDAPPGEEPSPHEVPPTDEETRAIREKIISTRRKMHKANVNAVAARWSYEEGIKRPYFHVKPLERCQLKNWKEYLDFEIEQKDPARIIILFERCLIACALYDEFWMRFVRYLETQKSENAEKIRDVYSRACIVHHPKKPNLHLQWATFEEGQGNFEKASEILEKIDAALPNMLQIAYRRVNLERRRGDLDKACALYENYISNSKNRTIANNVAVKYARFLCKVKNDIDKAVKVLLKATDKDKDNPRLYLQLIDLGLQRSPVDTSEVVGYMDMFIEREHADLEQRVLFAQRKVEFLEDFSPDIRQVLKAHEQFQKCIKQAKERKKAKNEDSKSETSPPKKVKPGDQSSIPPPPSVGSQSSYQYGSGPSGPYQSQQPFQGGQYSGQGSYQQGYQQYPPPSDPNYANYQNWQYGQGGPQAYGPYNQWGSYNYY, encoded by the exons ATGGACGCACATACACAACCAACAACAGAAAGGAAAAAGActagaagaaagaaaatggcGTCGTTAAGCGGCGACGAGAGTGAAATTATCGCTGCCGAGCCAG TCAGGCGAACCAGGTCCGGCCGTGCTGTGACCAATTTAATCGTTACCAAAAAATCACCGGTCAAAAAATTACTCGCTAGAGCTACTCGCTCCCACAAGAAGGCCCGCGAGGGCGAGGATTACTTGCAACCGGAACCTGAG GAGGAGGTTTATCTTGGCGAGGAGGAGAATTTGGAAGAAACTGAGGATGCCTCGGAGAATGGTCTGCTCCAACAGACACTGGAGAGTTCCATCAGCGAGCAAACTGTCGAAGAAGAAGGTACGACCTTTCACCTCGAACTTGAAGACTCGCAGGATATAGTTTTGGTTCAAGACACGGATATCTTACATCAGGATCAAAATCCAGATACAGAAATCAGAATTGTGTACCGAGACAGAGATGTCGAGGAGGAAGTTCCTGAGCTTGAGGCTCCGCCGCCACCCCTCGTCACCAAAGTTACACCCTCAGGCTCCATTGTTTCCACGCTGAAAGTAAAGGAAACAATTCAGCTTATAGACACG GAAATGTCTGAGAACAGTATGGAGCCTGCAGAGCTTGATGCTGAGGAGGAAGTGGAGTCCGAAGAAGTGATGGAGACCATCGTAGAAGAAAATGACGAGGTGATGGATGACTTCCACCATGTTCTTAATCAGGGAGAAGAGGCGGAGGAGATCGTAGAGATGGAGCCATTGGAAAATGGGACACAAAATTCGTTTGTGCATGAAAGTCTGACAGGCTTTCAAATGGATGTCGAATCTTTGAAAACCTCATCCGTTGATCACAGCATGCTCACTACAGACAGCATAGAAGCTGACACAAAGAGGCCAGAAAGCTCGGATGAAAATCcagatgaaaaagaagagaaagctGAACCTGATACAGAGGCCGTTTCTGAAGATGAACTTCCAACTGAAGCTGCCGCTAAG GAACCCGAAACAGAGGCAGTTTCAGATGAAGAGTTGCCTGCCGCAGCACCTGCAGATCTTGGAGAGACGGAATCTGTTTCCGAGGATGAACTCCCACCGGATGGtgacaagaaaaagaaagccGGAGCTAAAGCACTTAGCAAAGCTGCAGCAGACAGTGCGAAGACAAAGCCTGAGGGAGGTGCAG GTAAACGTAAATTAAACGCTGAAGGAGAGTACGACCCAAGTTCTCCGACATCTGAAAACAATGACGAAACACCTGCCAAAAAAGTTGCAATTACCTCGGGAGTTGAAGGGGCTGAAAACAAGCCAGAGGCGAAGCCAGCATctccgaaaaaaaaagcactccCAGAGCTTGACAAGTATTGGAAAGCTGTAAACGAAGATCCCTCTGATTTCACTGGTTGGACTTATCTTCTTCAATATGTGGACCAAGAG AATGACGCAGAAGCTGCACGAGAGGCGTATACGAAATTCTTGGAGCGTTATCCATACTGTTACGGATACTGGAGGAAGTTCGCGGATtacgaaaagaagaaaggaaacCCGGAGAATTGTCAAACG GTTTTTGACCAAGGATTGAAAGCGATATCGCTCAGTGTCGATCTATGGCTGCACTACATCAATCATTGCAAAACAGTTTATGAAAACGATGAAGAAAAACTTCGGGAACAATATGAGAGAGCCATAGAGGCCTGCGGACTGGAATTCAG ATCTGACCGTCTCTGGGAGAGTTACATCAAATGGGAGTTGGAGGCAAAGCGTCTAAGTCGAGTGACCGCTCTGTACGATCGCCTGTTGTCAACGCCTACGTTGTGCTACCTGTCGCACTTTGAGGCCTTTCAGGAATTCGTCTCGTCGAATCTTCCCAACAAAATCTTGAACGTCGACGACTTTCTTACCCTACGTGCCGAGGTTAAGGCTCTTCTCAAATCGGATGAGGCTACCACCGCAACAGCTTCGGTAGCGGACGATGCACCGCCTGGAGAAGAACCATCGCCACACGAGGTCCCTCCCACTGACGAGGAGACCCGGGCTATCAGAGAGAAAATCATTAGCACCAGGCGAAAAATGCACAAGGCCAACGTCAACGCTGTCGCTGCAAGATGGTCGTACGAGGAAGGG ATCAAGAGACCTTATTTCCACGTTAAGCCCCTCGAGCGGTGTCAACTGAAGAACTGGAAGGAGTATCTAGACTTCGAGATCGAGCAAAAAGATCCGGCTAGAATCATCATACTTTTCGAGCGCTGTTTGATCGCCTGCGCTCTGTATGATGAATTCTGGATGCGA TTTGTACGTTATTTGGAGACTCAAAAGAGCGAGAACGCTGAGAAGATAAGAGACGTGTATTCACGCGCGTGCATAGTTCACCACCCGAAAAAACCTAACTTGCATTTACAATGGGCGACGTTTGAGGAGGGTCAGGGAAACTTTGAAAAAGCATCGGAAATACTGGAGAAAATTGACGCGGCATTGCCTAATATGCTGCAGATCGCGTACCGTCGTGTAAATCTCGAGCGCCGAAGAGGGGATTTGGACAAGGCCTGTGCCCTGTACGAGAATTACATAAGCAACAGCAAAAATCGCACGATAGCCAACAATGTGGCTGTCAAATACGCGAGGTTTTTGTGCAAGGTCAAGAACGATATTGATAAAGCCGTAAAAGTACTCCTCAAG GCGACCGACAAGGACAAGGACAACCCGCGACTTTATCTACAACTGATCGACCTCGGCCTGCAGCGGAGCCCGGTCGACACCTCGGAGGTCGTCGGGTACATGGACATGTTCATAGAGCGCGAGCATGCCGACCTCGAGCAGCGAGTACTATTTGCGCAAAGAAAGGTCGAGTTCCTTGAAGACTTCAGCCCGGACATACGCCAAGTACTTAAGGCGCACGAGCAGTTCCAGAAGTGCATAAAACAAgccaaagaaagaaagaaggcgAAGAACGAGGACAGCAAGAG CGAGACGTCACCGCCAAAGAAAGTCAAGCCTGGCGACCAATCCAGCATTCCACCGCCGCCTTCGGTCGGCTCGCAGTCTTCTTACCAGTACGGAAGCGGACCGAGCGGCCCGTATCAGTCCCAGCAGCCTTTCCAGGGTGGACAGTACAGCGGGCAGGGTAGTTACCAGCAAGGATATCAGCAGTACCCGCCACCGTCGGATCCGAATTACGCGAATTATCAAAACTGGCAGTACGGTCAGGGCGGACCTCAGGCTTACGGCCCCTACAATCAGTGGGGATCGTACAATTACTACTAA